The Flavobacterium johnsoniae UW101 genomic interval AGAAGATGAAGAAAATTAAGCTTAATGTTCTTTTTAAAAGAATAAATAGATACAACAACTTAACTTTCTTAATCTCTTAATGGTTCAATTTATTTTACTCTTCTTCGGCTTTTACCGCTGTAACTACTTTTCCTTCTTCGCCTGGCCAGATTCCGTTTTTAATTGGAAGCGCCACTAATTTACTTGGATCAACTTTTACATATTTCAGTTTTTCTCTTCTCCAAGTATATACAATATGCACCATTCCGTCTGAACTTTGAATCATTGAAGGATAAGAATATTGGCTGATTTTTGAATCTTCTAAAACTAAAGCAGCGTTCCAATGAATTCCGTCTTTAGAAACCGAAACATTCAAAGGCGTTCTTGGCCCTTTTGCTTCTTTTCCTGGAGGAAGAACGTGATTGTAAACTAATAAATGTCTACCATCTCTTAACGTTACAGCATCAGTTCCTGAATTGTTATTTGGAAGTCCGATTAACTCTACATCCGACCAAGTTTTTCCGTTATCTTTTGAGAATGTGCTGAAAATAGCTCTGTTTCTAGTTCTTCCAATAGCCTGAATACTTCCGTCTTTATGGAATAAAATACTTGGTTGAATCGCATTGATTTTTTGTTTTCCTCTTGGAAGCGTATCGCCCATTACCCAAGTCTTTCCGAAATCTGGAGTAGATTCCATACGAAGTCTCCAGCCGTCGCCTTCAATGCTTGACGGACATAATAAAGTTCCGTTGCTTAATAAAACTGGTTTGTTTTTGATTGGGCCTAAGAAACCGTCTGGCATTTTCTGAGCCTCGGACCAAGTTTTTCCGCCATCAGATGAAGTTCTGATAACACCCCACCATTCCGATGGTTTTGGACCTATTTTGTAGAATAACATTAAATCGCCTCCCGGAATTTGATATAAAACTGGGTTCCAAGTTGGTAATCTCGGCCCTTCTTTCATCACACCATCGGCAACTTTTACACCTTCTCCCCATTTATCACTTCCTTTTGGTTTAATGGCCACATAAATGCAAACATCTGGATGTCTCTCGTGAGTTCCACCAAACCATGAGGCAACTAAATCACCATTTGTAGCTTCGACAATTGTAACGGCGTGGCAAGACGGATAAGGTGCTTTATCATAAATAAATTCATCTACTAAAATTCCTTCTTTCCAAGTCTTTTTCTCTAAAGCCGATTTACAACTTCCTAAAAGGAAAAGTCCAAACAAGACAAATGCTAATTTTGTTATCTTCATTCTTAATTAAATTATGAATTATTTTTTTGACTATAAATACATACCTAACATTTTTTTAGGTAAAAATATTTAATAAGTGTAAAAATAACACCAAAAAATTAACAATGTATCCTGTACTGTCCCGAATTATTAAAAATGCAGATTATTTAACGCTAATAGCAAAATTTCCTGACGAAAGTGTAACAACTATTTGATTTTTCTCTGTTGAATGAGTATAAGAAGTCTTATGCCTCTTTGTTGTTAACTGAAATAACCAATACATTATGTCAATGTAATTTCTTACAATTAATTATAGTCTTGAGTATTATATTCTTTTAAATTTGTATTAAAAACAAACATTATATATTTTATAATTAGTCAAATAAAAATGGAAACATTTGAATTA includes:
- a CDS encoding sialidase family protein; this translates as MKITKLAFVLFGLFLLGSCKSALEKKTWKEGILVDEFIYDKAPYPSCHAVTIVEATNGDLVASWFGGTHERHPDVCIYVAIKPKGSDKWGEGVKVADGVMKEGPRLPTWNPVLYQIPGGDLMLFYKIGPKPSEWWGVIRTSSDGGKTWSEAQKMPDGFLGPIKNKPVLLSNGTLLCPSSIEGDGWRLRMESTPDFGKTWVMGDTLPRGKQKINAIQPSILFHKDGSIQAIGRTRNRAIFSTFSKDNGKTWSDVELIGLPNNNSGTDAVTLRDGRHLLVYNHVLPPGKEAKGPRTPLNVSVSKDGIHWNAALVLEDSKISQYSYPSMIQSSDGMVHIVYTWRREKLKYVKVDPSKLVALPIKNGIWPGEEGKVVTAVKAEEE